In a single window of the Gossypium hirsutum isolate 1008001.06 chromosome A13, Gossypium_hirsutum_v2.1, whole genome shotgun sequence genome:
- the LOC107920175 gene encoding SET and MYND domain-containing protein 4 isoform X3 produces the protein MEKLKCVVPDRLKRRVEESHVDDLPSLSSSLLQLFLSLPQFHQLISELAAEPATQAGLCGKNEGAALDLKEKGNQCYSSGDHSQALRCYSQLQALRLAPIDAHHTGKNLVATLYLNRASLFHKMGLSMESLRDCSRALEISPSYPKVWCRRGKVNATLGNYEDSVHDLSVAKDMEPSIGGKKQIERELDMLARHHEKKIPKPASQKSVEIPEIKLQCVKTPDKGRGMVSQFDIPQASLIHAEEPYAVVILKHCRETHCHYCLNELPADTIPCFSCSLPLYCSQHCQVRAGGPIHIPDTMVGSNFKPTLECIPEHKHECQGVHWPAILPSDVVLAGRVVVKTMEQKGQFTDVPNLSETLGLCESYSKMSPESKLELHIYSIVLLFCLHHSFSSELSINGDSASQIVILLSQIRVNSIAVVRMKSNTNDSYDQQDWFQNFSFGEAEAASSVEQVRVGQALYKAASLFNHSCLPNIHAYFISRTLLLRTTEFVSGGCPLELSYGPPVGQWDCKDRLRFLEEEYFFRCWCRGCSEVNESDLVISGFCCVNPNCSGVILDNLVANCEKQKPKVPETISNESHLQVHELKDIDIKKVANISLDQTQSSFHVGSGYCLKCGSYCNFASRSKEVKKAWTDFRRLQDSIASKDTCGTNLTDALRSLGLLRSILHAYNKGIAEAEDILAKAFCFIGDFEPARDHCKASIEILEKLYGPNHIAIGYELAKLASIQLALGDCTAVYNINRLSAMFSTYYGPQAGIIFPYLLVLERERSRIIQ, from the exons ATGGAGAAGCTTAAATGTGTGGTTCCAGATAGGCTGAAGCGGAGGGTGGAGGAGAGCCATGTTGACGATCTTCCTTCACTATCCTCTTCTCTGCTCCAATTGTTCCTCAGTTTGCCGCAGTTCCATCAGTTGATCTCAGAGTTGGCAGCAGAGCCAGCGACCCAGGCCGGTCTTTGTGGCAAGAACGAGGGTGCCGCTTTGGACTTGAAAGAAAAGGGCAACCAATGCTATTCCTCTGGAGATCATTCCCAGGCTCTGCGTTGCTATTCTCAG TTACAGGCGCTTCGTCTTGCTCCCATTGACGCCCACCACACTGGCAAGAATCTTGTTGCTACTTTGTATTTAAACCGAGCTTCATTGTTTCAC AAAATGGGCCTGTCAATGGAGTCTCTTCGAGATTGCAGCAGGGCACTAGAAATTTCTCCTTCCTATCCAAAG GTGTGGTGTAGGAGAGGTAAGGTGAATGCTACACTGGGGAACTACGAAGATTCGGTCCATGACTTAAGTGTTGCTAAGGATATGGAGCCATCAATAGGGGGAAAGAAACAGATAGAAAGGGAGCTGGACATGCTTGCACGGCATCATGAGAAAAAAATTCCTAAACCAGCCAGCCAGAAAAGTGTAGAAATTCCAG AAATAAAACTTCAGTGTGTAAAAACACCAGACAAAGGAAGGGGCATGGTTTCTCAGTTTGACATTCCTCAAGCTTCCTTGATTCATGCTGAAGAACCTTATGCTGTG GTTATTTTGAAGCATTGCCGAGAAACTCATTGCCATTATTGCTTGAATGAACTACCTGCAGATACAATCCCCTGCTTTTCATGTTCATTGCCATTGTACTGTTCCCAGCACTGCCAAGTGCGAGCAGGTGGGCCAATTCATATTCCAGATACAATGGTAGGCAGTAATTTCAAGCCAACACTTGAGTGCATTCCAGAACATAAACACGAATGTCAAGGTGTGCACTGGCCTGCAATATTGCCTTCTGATGTAGTTCTGGCTGGTCGAGTAGTAGTGAAAACCATGGAGCAGAAGGGACAATTCACTGATGTTCCTAATCTTTCAGAAACCTTG GGGCTTTGTGAAAGTTATTCAAAAATGTCGCCAGAAAGCAAATTGGAACTACACATATATTCCATTGTATTGTTATTTTGTCTCCATCACTCTTTCAGTTCTGAACTGTCAATTAATGGAGACTCTGCATCACAG ATTGTCATACTTCTATCTCAAATTAGAGTGAATTCTATTGCAGTTGTCCGTATGAAATCCAATACCAATGATTCTTATGATCAGCAAGATTGGTTTCAAAACTTCTCCTTTGGTGAGGCAGAAGCAGCTAGTAGTGTGGAACAG GTCAGAGTAGGTCAGGCTCTTTACAAAGCAGCCAGTTTGTTCAACCATTCCTGCCTGCCAAacattcatgcatattttatttcACGTACGCTCTTACTACGAACAACAGAGTTTGTGTCTGGAGGGTGTCCCCTGGAATTGTCTTATGGTCCTCCg GTTGGCCAATGGGACTGTAAAGACCGCCTTAGATTTCTTGAAGAAGAGTACTTTTTTCGATGTTGGTGCCGTGGTTGTTCAGAAGTGAATGAATCTGATCTTGTAATTAGTGGATTTTGTTGTGTTAATCCAAATTGTTCTGGAGTGATTTTAGACAATCTTGTGGCTAATTGTGAAAAGCAGAAGCCTAAAGTTCCAGAAACAATAAGCAATGAGTCTCATTTGCAG GTACACGAGCTCAAGGATATTGACATCAAGAAAGTGGCTAACATTTCACTTGATCAAACACAAAGTTCCTTCCATGTTGGTTCTGGGTATTGCTTGAAATGCGGTTCTTATTGCAATTTTGCTTCTAGGAGCAAAGAAGTTAAAAAAGCTTGGACTGATTTCAGAAG GTTGCAGGATTCAATAGCTTCAAAAGATACGTGCGGTACTAACCTTACAGATGCTTTGAGATCTCTTGGTCTTCTAAGATCAATACTGCATGCTTATAACAAAGGCATTGCAGAA GCAGAGGACATTCTTGCGAAGGCATTTTGTTTCATTGGTGATTTTGAGCCAGCTAGAGACCATTGTAAAGCATCCATTGAG ATACTGGAAAAGCTCTATGGCCCCAATCACATTGCAATTGGATATGAATTGGCAAAGCTGGCATCCATTCAGCTAGCTTTGGGTGATTGTACTGCTGTCTATAACATAAATCGACTGAGTGCCATGTTTTCTACATATTATGGACCACAAGCAGGCATTATATTTCCTTATCTACTTGTTCTTGAGAGAGAAAGGAGCCGAATCATACAATGA
- the LOC107920175 gene encoding SET and MYND domain-containing protein 4 isoform X2, translated as MEKLKCVVPDRLKRRVEESHVDDLPSLSSSLLQLFLSLPQFHQLISELAAEPATQAGLCGKNEGAALDLKEKGNQCYSSGDHSQALRCYSQALRLAPIDAHHTGKNLVATLYLNRASLFHKMGLSMESLRDCSRALEISPSYPKVWCRRGKVNATLGNYEDSVHDLSVAKDMEPSIGGKKQIERELDMLARHHEKKIPKPASQKSVEIPDVPSEIKLQCVKTPDKGRGMVSQFDIPQASLIHAEEPYAVVILKHCRETHCHYCLNELPADTIPCFSCSLPLYCSQHCQVRAGGPIHIPDTMVGSNFKPTLECIPEHKHECQGVHWPAILPSDVVLAGRVVVKTMEQKGQFTDVPNLSETLGLCESYSKMSPESKLELHIYSIVLLFCLHHSFSSELSINGDSASQIVILLSQIRVNSIAVVRMKSNTNDSYDQQDWFQNFSFGEAEAASSVEQVRVGQALYKAASLFNHSCLPNIHAYFISRTLLLRTTEFVSGGCPLELSYGPPVGQWDCKDRLRFLEEEYFFRCWCRGCSEVNESDLVISGFCCVNPNCSGVILDNLVANCEKQKPKVPETISNESHLQVHELKDIDIKKVANISLDQTQSSFHVGSGYCLKCGSYCNFASRSKEVKKAWTDFRRLQDSIASKDTCGTNLTDALRSLGLLRSILHAYNKGIAEAEDILAKAFCFIGDFEPARDHCKASIEILEKLYGPNHIAIGYELAKLASIQLALGDCTAVYNINRLSAMFSTYYGPQAGIIFPYLLVLERERSRIIQ; from the exons ATGGAGAAGCTTAAATGTGTGGTTCCAGATAGGCTGAAGCGGAGGGTGGAGGAGAGCCATGTTGACGATCTTCCTTCACTATCCTCTTCTCTGCTCCAATTGTTCCTCAGTTTGCCGCAGTTCCATCAGTTGATCTCAGAGTTGGCAGCAGAGCCAGCGACCCAGGCCGGTCTTTGTGGCAAGAACGAGGGTGCCGCTTTGGACTTGAAAGAAAAGGGCAACCAATGCTATTCCTCTGGAGATCATTCCCAGGCTCTGCGTTGCTATTCTCAG GCGCTTCGTCTTGCTCCCATTGACGCCCACCACACTGGCAAGAATCTTGTTGCTACTTTGTATTTAAACCGAGCTTCATTGTTTCAC AAAATGGGCCTGTCAATGGAGTCTCTTCGAGATTGCAGCAGGGCACTAGAAATTTCTCCTTCCTATCCAAAG GTGTGGTGTAGGAGAGGTAAGGTGAATGCTACACTGGGGAACTACGAAGATTCGGTCCATGACTTAAGTGTTGCTAAGGATATGGAGCCATCAATAGGGGGAAAGAAACAGATAGAAAGGGAGCTGGACATGCTTGCACGGCATCATGAGAAAAAAATTCCTAAACCAGCCAGCCAGAAAAGTGTAGAAATTCCAG ATGTGCCTTCAGAAATAAAACTTCAGTGTGTAAAAACACCAGACAAAGGAAGGGGCATGGTTTCTCAGTTTGACATTCCTCAAGCTTCCTTGATTCATGCTGAAGAACCTTATGCTGTG GTTATTTTGAAGCATTGCCGAGAAACTCATTGCCATTATTGCTTGAATGAACTACCTGCAGATACAATCCCCTGCTTTTCATGTTCATTGCCATTGTACTGTTCCCAGCACTGCCAAGTGCGAGCAGGTGGGCCAATTCATATTCCAGATACAATGGTAGGCAGTAATTTCAAGCCAACACTTGAGTGCATTCCAGAACATAAACACGAATGTCAAGGTGTGCACTGGCCTGCAATATTGCCTTCTGATGTAGTTCTGGCTGGTCGAGTAGTAGTGAAAACCATGGAGCAGAAGGGACAATTCACTGATGTTCCTAATCTTTCAGAAACCTTG GGGCTTTGTGAAAGTTATTCAAAAATGTCGCCAGAAAGCAAATTGGAACTACACATATATTCCATTGTATTGTTATTTTGTCTCCATCACTCTTTCAGTTCTGAACTGTCAATTAATGGAGACTCTGCATCACAG ATTGTCATACTTCTATCTCAAATTAGAGTGAATTCTATTGCAGTTGTCCGTATGAAATCCAATACCAATGATTCTTATGATCAGCAAGATTGGTTTCAAAACTTCTCCTTTGGTGAGGCAGAAGCAGCTAGTAGTGTGGAACAG GTCAGAGTAGGTCAGGCTCTTTACAAAGCAGCCAGTTTGTTCAACCATTCCTGCCTGCCAAacattcatgcatattttatttcACGTACGCTCTTACTACGAACAACAGAGTTTGTGTCTGGAGGGTGTCCCCTGGAATTGTCTTATGGTCCTCCg GTTGGCCAATGGGACTGTAAAGACCGCCTTAGATTTCTTGAAGAAGAGTACTTTTTTCGATGTTGGTGCCGTGGTTGTTCAGAAGTGAATGAATCTGATCTTGTAATTAGTGGATTTTGTTGTGTTAATCCAAATTGTTCTGGAGTGATTTTAGACAATCTTGTGGCTAATTGTGAAAAGCAGAAGCCTAAAGTTCCAGAAACAATAAGCAATGAGTCTCATTTGCAG GTACACGAGCTCAAGGATATTGACATCAAGAAAGTGGCTAACATTTCACTTGATCAAACACAAAGTTCCTTCCATGTTGGTTCTGGGTATTGCTTGAAATGCGGTTCTTATTGCAATTTTGCTTCTAGGAGCAAAGAAGTTAAAAAAGCTTGGACTGATTTCAGAAG GTTGCAGGATTCAATAGCTTCAAAAGATACGTGCGGTACTAACCTTACAGATGCTTTGAGATCTCTTGGTCTTCTAAGATCAATACTGCATGCTTATAACAAAGGCATTGCAGAA GCAGAGGACATTCTTGCGAAGGCATTTTGTTTCATTGGTGATTTTGAGCCAGCTAGAGACCATTGTAAAGCATCCATTGAG ATACTGGAAAAGCTCTATGGCCCCAATCACATTGCAATTGGATATGAATTGGCAAAGCTGGCATCCATTCAGCTAGCTTTGGGTGATTGTACTGCTGTCTATAACATAAATCGACTGAGTGCCATGTTTTCTACATATTATGGACCACAAGCAGGCATTATATTTCCTTATCTACTTGTTCTTGAGAGAGAAAGGAGCCGAATCATACAATGA
- the LOC107920175 gene encoding SET and MYND domain-containing protein 4 isoform X1: MEKLKCVVPDRLKRRVEESHVDDLPSLSSSLLQLFLSLPQFHQLISELAAEPATQAGLCGKNEGAALDLKEKGNQCYSSGDHSQALRCYSQLQALRLAPIDAHHTGKNLVATLYLNRASLFHKMGLSMESLRDCSRALEISPSYPKVWCRRGKVNATLGNYEDSVHDLSVAKDMEPSIGGKKQIERELDMLARHHEKKIPKPASQKSVEIPDVPSEIKLQCVKTPDKGRGMVSQFDIPQASLIHAEEPYAVVILKHCRETHCHYCLNELPADTIPCFSCSLPLYCSQHCQVRAGGPIHIPDTMVGSNFKPTLECIPEHKHECQGVHWPAILPSDVVLAGRVVVKTMEQKGQFTDVPNLSETLGLCESYSKMSPESKLELHIYSIVLLFCLHHSFSSELSINGDSASQIVILLSQIRVNSIAVVRMKSNTNDSYDQQDWFQNFSFGEAEAASSVEQVRVGQALYKAASLFNHSCLPNIHAYFISRTLLLRTTEFVSGGCPLELSYGPPVGQWDCKDRLRFLEEEYFFRCWCRGCSEVNESDLVISGFCCVNPNCSGVILDNLVANCEKQKPKVPETISNESHLQVHELKDIDIKKVANISLDQTQSSFHVGSGYCLKCGSYCNFASRSKEVKKAWTDFRRLQDSIASKDTCGTNLTDALRSLGLLRSILHAYNKGIAEAEDILAKAFCFIGDFEPARDHCKASIEILEKLYGPNHIAIGYELAKLASIQLALGDCTAVYNINRLSAMFSTYYGPQAGIIFPYLLVLERERSRIIQ; encoded by the exons ATGGAGAAGCTTAAATGTGTGGTTCCAGATAGGCTGAAGCGGAGGGTGGAGGAGAGCCATGTTGACGATCTTCCTTCACTATCCTCTTCTCTGCTCCAATTGTTCCTCAGTTTGCCGCAGTTCCATCAGTTGATCTCAGAGTTGGCAGCAGAGCCAGCGACCCAGGCCGGTCTTTGTGGCAAGAACGAGGGTGCCGCTTTGGACTTGAAAGAAAAGGGCAACCAATGCTATTCCTCTGGAGATCATTCCCAGGCTCTGCGTTGCTATTCTCAG TTACAGGCGCTTCGTCTTGCTCCCATTGACGCCCACCACACTGGCAAGAATCTTGTTGCTACTTTGTATTTAAACCGAGCTTCATTGTTTCAC AAAATGGGCCTGTCAATGGAGTCTCTTCGAGATTGCAGCAGGGCACTAGAAATTTCTCCTTCCTATCCAAAG GTGTGGTGTAGGAGAGGTAAGGTGAATGCTACACTGGGGAACTACGAAGATTCGGTCCATGACTTAAGTGTTGCTAAGGATATGGAGCCATCAATAGGGGGAAAGAAACAGATAGAAAGGGAGCTGGACATGCTTGCACGGCATCATGAGAAAAAAATTCCTAAACCAGCCAGCCAGAAAAGTGTAGAAATTCCAG ATGTGCCTTCAGAAATAAAACTTCAGTGTGTAAAAACACCAGACAAAGGAAGGGGCATGGTTTCTCAGTTTGACATTCCTCAAGCTTCCTTGATTCATGCTGAAGAACCTTATGCTGTG GTTATTTTGAAGCATTGCCGAGAAACTCATTGCCATTATTGCTTGAATGAACTACCTGCAGATACAATCCCCTGCTTTTCATGTTCATTGCCATTGTACTGTTCCCAGCACTGCCAAGTGCGAGCAGGTGGGCCAATTCATATTCCAGATACAATGGTAGGCAGTAATTTCAAGCCAACACTTGAGTGCATTCCAGAACATAAACACGAATGTCAAGGTGTGCACTGGCCTGCAATATTGCCTTCTGATGTAGTTCTGGCTGGTCGAGTAGTAGTGAAAACCATGGAGCAGAAGGGACAATTCACTGATGTTCCTAATCTTTCAGAAACCTTG GGGCTTTGTGAAAGTTATTCAAAAATGTCGCCAGAAAGCAAATTGGAACTACACATATATTCCATTGTATTGTTATTTTGTCTCCATCACTCTTTCAGTTCTGAACTGTCAATTAATGGAGACTCTGCATCACAG ATTGTCATACTTCTATCTCAAATTAGAGTGAATTCTATTGCAGTTGTCCGTATGAAATCCAATACCAATGATTCTTATGATCAGCAAGATTGGTTTCAAAACTTCTCCTTTGGTGAGGCAGAAGCAGCTAGTAGTGTGGAACAG GTCAGAGTAGGTCAGGCTCTTTACAAAGCAGCCAGTTTGTTCAACCATTCCTGCCTGCCAAacattcatgcatattttatttcACGTACGCTCTTACTACGAACAACAGAGTTTGTGTCTGGAGGGTGTCCCCTGGAATTGTCTTATGGTCCTCCg GTTGGCCAATGGGACTGTAAAGACCGCCTTAGATTTCTTGAAGAAGAGTACTTTTTTCGATGTTGGTGCCGTGGTTGTTCAGAAGTGAATGAATCTGATCTTGTAATTAGTGGATTTTGTTGTGTTAATCCAAATTGTTCTGGAGTGATTTTAGACAATCTTGTGGCTAATTGTGAAAAGCAGAAGCCTAAAGTTCCAGAAACAATAAGCAATGAGTCTCATTTGCAG GTACACGAGCTCAAGGATATTGACATCAAGAAAGTGGCTAACATTTCACTTGATCAAACACAAAGTTCCTTCCATGTTGGTTCTGGGTATTGCTTGAAATGCGGTTCTTATTGCAATTTTGCTTCTAGGAGCAAAGAAGTTAAAAAAGCTTGGACTGATTTCAGAAG GTTGCAGGATTCAATAGCTTCAAAAGATACGTGCGGTACTAACCTTACAGATGCTTTGAGATCTCTTGGTCTTCTAAGATCAATACTGCATGCTTATAACAAAGGCATTGCAGAA GCAGAGGACATTCTTGCGAAGGCATTTTGTTTCATTGGTGATTTTGAGCCAGCTAGAGACCATTGTAAAGCATCCATTGAG ATACTGGAAAAGCTCTATGGCCCCAATCACATTGCAATTGGATATGAATTGGCAAAGCTGGCATCCATTCAGCTAGCTTTGGGTGATTGTACTGCTGTCTATAACATAAATCGACTGAGTGCCATGTTTTCTACATATTATGGACCACAAGCAGGCATTATATTTCCTTATCTACTTGTTCTTGAGAGAGAAAGGAGCCGAATCATACAATGA
- the LOC107920175 gene encoding SET and MYND domain-containing protein 4 isoform X4: MEKLKCVVPDRLKRRVEESHVDDLPSLSSSLLQLFLSLPQFHQLISELAAEPATQAGLCGKNEGAALDLKEKGNQCYSSGDHSQALRCYSQALRLAPIDAHHTGKNLVATLYLNRASLFHKMGLSMESLRDCSRALEISPSYPKVWCRRGKVNATLGNYEDSVHDLSVAKDMEPSIGGKKQIERELDMLARHHEKKIPKPASQKSVEIPEIKLQCVKTPDKGRGMVSQFDIPQASLIHAEEPYAVVILKHCRETHCHYCLNELPADTIPCFSCSLPLYCSQHCQVRAGGPIHIPDTMVGSNFKPTLECIPEHKHECQGVHWPAILPSDVVLAGRVVVKTMEQKGQFTDVPNLSETLGLCESYSKMSPESKLELHIYSIVLLFCLHHSFSSELSINGDSASQIVILLSQIRVNSIAVVRMKSNTNDSYDQQDWFQNFSFGEAEAASSVEQVRVGQALYKAASLFNHSCLPNIHAYFISRTLLLRTTEFVSGGCPLELSYGPPVGQWDCKDRLRFLEEEYFFRCWCRGCSEVNESDLVISGFCCVNPNCSGVILDNLVANCEKQKPKVPETISNESHLQVHELKDIDIKKVANISLDQTQSSFHVGSGYCLKCGSYCNFASRSKEVKKAWTDFRRLQDSIASKDTCGTNLTDALRSLGLLRSILHAYNKGIAEAEDILAKAFCFIGDFEPARDHCKASIEILEKLYGPNHIAIGYELAKLASIQLALGDCTAVYNINRLSAMFSTYYGPQAGIIFPYLLVLERERSRIIQ; this comes from the exons ATGGAGAAGCTTAAATGTGTGGTTCCAGATAGGCTGAAGCGGAGGGTGGAGGAGAGCCATGTTGACGATCTTCCTTCACTATCCTCTTCTCTGCTCCAATTGTTCCTCAGTTTGCCGCAGTTCCATCAGTTGATCTCAGAGTTGGCAGCAGAGCCAGCGACCCAGGCCGGTCTTTGTGGCAAGAACGAGGGTGCCGCTTTGGACTTGAAAGAAAAGGGCAACCAATGCTATTCCTCTGGAGATCATTCCCAGGCTCTGCGTTGCTATTCTCAG GCGCTTCGTCTTGCTCCCATTGACGCCCACCACACTGGCAAGAATCTTGTTGCTACTTTGTATTTAAACCGAGCTTCATTGTTTCAC AAAATGGGCCTGTCAATGGAGTCTCTTCGAGATTGCAGCAGGGCACTAGAAATTTCTCCTTCCTATCCAAAG GTGTGGTGTAGGAGAGGTAAGGTGAATGCTACACTGGGGAACTACGAAGATTCGGTCCATGACTTAAGTGTTGCTAAGGATATGGAGCCATCAATAGGGGGAAAGAAACAGATAGAAAGGGAGCTGGACATGCTTGCACGGCATCATGAGAAAAAAATTCCTAAACCAGCCAGCCAGAAAAGTGTAGAAATTCCAG AAATAAAACTTCAGTGTGTAAAAACACCAGACAAAGGAAGGGGCATGGTTTCTCAGTTTGACATTCCTCAAGCTTCCTTGATTCATGCTGAAGAACCTTATGCTGTG GTTATTTTGAAGCATTGCCGAGAAACTCATTGCCATTATTGCTTGAATGAACTACCTGCAGATACAATCCCCTGCTTTTCATGTTCATTGCCATTGTACTGTTCCCAGCACTGCCAAGTGCGAGCAGGTGGGCCAATTCATATTCCAGATACAATGGTAGGCAGTAATTTCAAGCCAACACTTGAGTGCATTCCAGAACATAAACACGAATGTCAAGGTGTGCACTGGCCTGCAATATTGCCTTCTGATGTAGTTCTGGCTGGTCGAGTAGTAGTGAAAACCATGGAGCAGAAGGGACAATTCACTGATGTTCCTAATCTTTCAGAAACCTTG GGGCTTTGTGAAAGTTATTCAAAAATGTCGCCAGAAAGCAAATTGGAACTACACATATATTCCATTGTATTGTTATTTTGTCTCCATCACTCTTTCAGTTCTGAACTGTCAATTAATGGAGACTCTGCATCACAG ATTGTCATACTTCTATCTCAAATTAGAGTGAATTCTATTGCAGTTGTCCGTATGAAATCCAATACCAATGATTCTTATGATCAGCAAGATTGGTTTCAAAACTTCTCCTTTGGTGAGGCAGAAGCAGCTAGTAGTGTGGAACAG GTCAGAGTAGGTCAGGCTCTTTACAAAGCAGCCAGTTTGTTCAACCATTCCTGCCTGCCAAacattcatgcatattttatttcACGTACGCTCTTACTACGAACAACAGAGTTTGTGTCTGGAGGGTGTCCCCTGGAATTGTCTTATGGTCCTCCg GTTGGCCAATGGGACTGTAAAGACCGCCTTAGATTTCTTGAAGAAGAGTACTTTTTTCGATGTTGGTGCCGTGGTTGTTCAGAAGTGAATGAATCTGATCTTGTAATTAGTGGATTTTGTTGTGTTAATCCAAATTGTTCTGGAGTGATTTTAGACAATCTTGTGGCTAATTGTGAAAAGCAGAAGCCTAAAGTTCCAGAAACAATAAGCAATGAGTCTCATTTGCAG GTACACGAGCTCAAGGATATTGACATCAAGAAAGTGGCTAACATTTCACTTGATCAAACACAAAGTTCCTTCCATGTTGGTTCTGGGTATTGCTTGAAATGCGGTTCTTATTGCAATTTTGCTTCTAGGAGCAAAGAAGTTAAAAAAGCTTGGACTGATTTCAGAAG GTTGCAGGATTCAATAGCTTCAAAAGATACGTGCGGTACTAACCTTACAGATGCTTTGAGATCTCTTGGTCTTCTAAGATCAATACTGCATGCTTATAACAAAGGCATTGCAGAA GCAGAGGACATTCTTGCGAAGGCATTTTGTTTCATTGGTGATTTTGAGCCAGCTAGAGACCATTGTAAAGCATCCATTGAG ATACTGGAAAAGCTCTATGGCCCCAATCACATTGCAATTGGATATGAATTGGCAAAGCTGGCATCCATTCAGCTAGCTTTGGGTGATTGTACTGCTGTCTATAACATAAATCGACTGAGTGCCATGTTTTCTACATATTATGGACCACAAGCAGGCATTATATTTCCTTATCTACTTGTTCTTGAGAGAGAAAGGAGCCGAATCATACAATGA